The Malus domestica chromosome 08, GDT2T_hap1 genomic interval AACTAATGTAGGCCTAAGGTCAACAAAAATCAGGTCCGACGagctaaaaaataaaagttgctTTGTTTTACTAGTACAGTAACGTAGGCAAGTCACTGAAATAACAAGAGAAAAGAACCCTGCTTACTGCCATAAATTCCAAGCCAAACGCAGGCAAGTCGCTAATCGAATTGGAAGGTCCTAAAACGGCAAACTCTTTCACCGATTTGTTCAGTATCATCGGGAATCTGGATCACACACACTACTCAAATTGCAAGACTTACTGCTACCTACTAAGAAACAACACTTGATATCTATGAACATGCAGCTCGCTTAACGGCAATCCTACAATTCTGAACTATTGAGTAAGTTTACTGGTATTGCTACTACTCTAATTCAAGAAACGGAGACAAACCTCAACCGCATCTGTCGGAGAAATGGAAAACGTCTAGGTAGTTAAACACACATCTGAAAAGCATAACAACGAAAGTTATATCAATCACAAGTTTCTACCACCCGAAACTCCCACGACAGGATGGCACATATCAAAGCATCATCCATTGCTCTAGACTCTGGACCAAACATTCACATTGACGGCGCAAACAAAGAACATGCAAGGCTATATAGCGAAAGGGGGCAATGAACACATAAGGCATCCAATGATTTGCTCCTAAACAATATATCCATGGAACCACAAAAGATGCAAAGGTTTAAGACAAATGCGGCGTCTCTCTCCAACTAAATTGCCGTTTGCAGCGTCTCTAAATCAGAAATACAAACGGGTTTAAACAAGATATAAAGCACCTACATGAACATGAAGTCCTTTGTGTATTGTGTTTGTGGGAATTGGATCCGCTCCAGACCTTAGTGTCCACAGCCTAGGGATCAATTCATCTGGGCCGCACAAATTGAATGCAACGGTCCCCATTAACTTATTTTCCTGGCCCACCACACAACCAACGGCTCTGATTTCTTTTACACACCAATCAGCGGCCCAAATGATTTGATCCCTAGGCTTCGGACACTAAGGTCCAAAGCGTATCCAATTCCGTGTTTGTGTACCATGTGAGAAGACCGAGGCATTAAACATGAGCAAACACTAACAGAAAATTTgagttaaaataaattatttacatCCAGAAGAAAATGGGAAAACATGAAAACAAATATCAATTTCTTCTTCGAAACGACTACTAAGCTAATAACAAGCAAATAAAAGCAAGTAAATCAATTACAAATGCACCAAGGAAAAGTGAGGAAATGGCGATACCGATTTCAATCAATGAGAGATTGAATTATCTCCGCCAGAACTGGAAGCTCCAGCCGCGCTAACAGACACAGCTCGCTTCTTCCTCTCCTCCTCGTATTCCGGATCATCGGTTGGCAGCTCGAACCGGCAAACCGGGCAAGTATTTCTGGAACTCAGCCAAGGAACGATGCAATCGCCGTGGTAACCATGCCCACACGGCAGCTTCTTCGACATGTCACCAACATTCACCATGTCCTTGCATATGGCGCACACCACGGCCTCATCCTCTGCCGCAATCTTGACCGATGGTAACTCCGACACAGCATTCTTCCCCGCCGGTGGAGCCCCTCTCCTTCCAGCATTATCGCTCTCAGCCAAGGTCTGCAGCAAAGCCTCATAGCCGGCTGCGTCCACGTAATCCTCGGGATTGCCGATGTACCGGTCCGATTCGGGCATTTCGAGCCGGAATTCGATCGAATTGTCCTCCAGCCCCATCAAGATCTCGGCCCAATCCAGAATCCGGTTCCTCCCGCTGCTCGCTCGGGTTGCAATCTCTCGGATGTGGAGACGAAGCACGTCTCGACGATGTCGTCGCATGtcttcttcatctctctcttGCTGATCTTCCTGATTCTCTTCATCCTCGTTATCCGatctatcttcttcttcttcctcctcctcctcctcttctactTCCTCTCCAGCTTCTTCGTTATCCTCGCCGTCGTGGTTGTGAAACTCGACACTGTGCGCATCTTCGTCGTCCTCGTCCTCGTCGTTGTCCCACCCCTCCATCTCAATCCTAAAGAAATCGTCATCAAGCGAGGGGTTTTCAGGCTGCGGCGGGGGCGCATCCTCCTCACGCGCCGCCTGAGCGATTAGCCTCAGCACCTGGAGAAATGGAGAGCCGAAAGTCGGGTCATCGACCTGATCGGACGATCGGGAAGGAGGATCCCACTGCGGATATGACGCGGCCGGGATGGATTCGACGAAACCATTCTTGCACTCGTGGCAAACGATGTCAGGGAGATTCGCCACGGTTTCGATGGAGACGCGTTTGTTGCAGTGGTAGCACCAGTACTCCATCGTCTCCGTCTCGGCCTCAGACGCAGAtcgcggcggcggcggcggcgtcTGGGATGGAGTTTCAGCCATAGGGTTTGGGTTTGGAATTAGAGGTCCGATACGGCCAATAAAGACCAAAAGAAAGACGAAGGAGCGGGGAAAGTGGGTGGGGGTTGCAGATTAGATTCTTGGGGACAAGTACGCCGAGAGTGCCAAAGGAGTGCTTCGGTGCTGCGAGGTGCTTGTTTCCCTTGCATTTGGTCCGTTGGATGAAACTTACAATTTGTTGATCTGTGGCGGAGAAAACATATCCTATGAGAGTATAAAGTTGTTGGTAATGCAATAACTAAATAATGATTGgggatttttttcctttctttttttttttggcaaattttttcttttctttttatggaGAGGATTTTTTcaataactaaataaataagaaagatTCCATTCCTTAGAAAACTAGATTATAATGAAGAAATTTGGACAAATACAAAAAgattataataaaaaaagtaatCTTACACAGGTCCTCAAATCTAAATGCCCCTATGAGATATTAGCATTTTAATATACTAGTCATGCACATcatgcttcttcttttttttgtattttcacGTTATACATtatagggtaaagtacaaaaaactaccttaactattggtcttgttgatgcacaaaaccagagaggttttggaacaacgtaaatccgaccgtgaatctgcaagaaagtaaataacacaagatgtatcgtggttcaccccaatgtttgggctacgtccacactgatattgtgagggagcttctgagggtgagagagctcttccccttgcctaagaattggcctcttcaaataaggagggtgaggagtccttttatagactaagggctcctcacttattacatatttgccccttcatttattacataattacatttgagtcctccgagtatttatacgagatttaaatacgaaggccctaagtatggtacaaacagtagtcccccaagtcttcagccaatagagtcttttggctggagatttAAAATTCAGTTCATGTGTGGACCGaaataactagatgtcgtctacaactgatactcgatatgaggcggtgctcaatctaaaATGATGTTTAACTAGAAGTGGCACATGTTGCGAGACTGCTcagtttgtggcttatgttgccttgattagctcggcttatggcgttgaatgtgagggaatcccttttatagaataagggctcgctcctcaatacataagtgatgggttaggagtgatgctcgtggcgaggcggttgctcagctggcggtgatgctctctaatgaaggtgaaggagtcctttttataaaataagggttcgctcctcagtacatgaataatgggtgctctctaatgaaagtgagggagtcctttttatagaataagggttcgctcctcaatacataaataatgggttaaaGTCCCCctagtatttttcatgaggcctagttgaggTCTAAtgtatggtacataatgtaatcccccaagtcttcgatcaatagagtatgttggctggaaacttcaaattgaatccatataTGGGCCGAactggcggttgttcggagacggtatttgtataccctgcactgaagctttgtaggtgaagttttgcaagtgaagctttgaagctggagcttttgtaaatgaagcttttgaagctgaagctttcgaagctagagctttgtaaatgaagctttcgaagctgattgacatgagtgatgctcatgaatgtttatgttgattgacatgagtgatgttcatggatgttgacatgagtgatgctcatgaatgttgacatgaatgatgttcatgaatgtttatgtatgattgacatgagtgacgctcatgaatgtttgacatgagtgatgctcatgtataattttggagtattgaacgtacttttgatcacctggttggtgataatagcggcagactgcagaataattttggagcactcggcgtacttttgatcacctggttggtgataatagcggcaggctgccaaataattttggagtactgggtgtacttttgatcacctagttggtgataatagtggcaggatgtcgaataattttgaagtactgggcgtacttttgatcacctggttagtgataatagcagtagactgccgaataattttttgtaatattggacgtacttttgatcacctaattggtgataatagaaggcctggctcttttgggcatatgggtcttcgccctccacataacattacagcccattattttgggcttaccctttttttttttaattaccctctgatgtggttatacaaatgtctccgaaagataagaaaaataaaacacatcattcaaaaaataagaaaagtaaatcacatcattctggtgagatgtttattccttgcttttgcagtatCCCCATGTGCctcccttttgctttctgctttttctcggttttttttctgctttgcttttgcttttgttttcctgctttgcttttgctttctctctgtttttctttcttttggcagatggcagacaaaagaaataataatagaCTGATTATTAAGAAAGcttatcttcttcttcgatCTAGTGGTCGGTTTTCCATACTAGATGATGGGAGTTTTGGGAGGCAGCATCCATTGAGGAAGCAAAGGCGATGGTGAGGAGAGGTGAGACTCCGGCATTGGAGAGAATGCCTAGCCACACCGTGTAGTCGCATCAGAGATGAACTTCACAGCCTCGCTCTCACCTTGTGCCCGGATAATTGTAGCCCGCCTCTTCCTTCCCTGAAACCTTTCATTTGCAAACTCTCACCTGTCCGGATCAACCTTTCTGAACCCATAAGTGTTGAGCTGGAGAATGAAGCTTGAGAAATTGTTGTCCTTGAAGTGTTTGGGCAGCAGTCCTGGAGAATTCGTACAAGTCCTAAACAATGAAGTTCTGCCAAGCATCACTCCACGAAACGATCGAATCGGTTTATGGGTCGTCCACCATCTGAAATGTCTTGTTCAAGAAACAACCACAACATCTACAGTTTCTTCTTTCACCTTTAGCAATTCAGCCGCTGGGTTCAGCAGAGCggtggaggaagaggaagaggatgacCTGGTCAAAGTTTATGCCTTTGGAAAAAGTCACcgccttttctttcttttttttcagttcAGTC includes:
- the LOC103426650 gene encoding E3 ubiquitin-protein ligase CIP8-like; translation: MAETPSQTPPPPPRSASEAETETMEYWCYHCNKRVSIETVANLPDIVCHECKNGFVESIPAASYPQWDPPSRSSDQVDDPTFGSPFLQVLRLIAQAAREEDAPPPQPENPSLDDDFFRIEMEGWDNDEDEDDEDAHSVEFHNHDGEDNEEAGEEVEEEEEEEEEEDRSDNEDEENQEDQQERDEEDMRRHRRDVLRLHIREIATRASSGRNRILDWAEILMGLEDNSIEFRLEMPESDRYIGNPEDYVDAAGYEALLQTLAESDNAGRRGAPPAGKNAVSELPSVKIAAEDEAVVCAICKDMVNVGDMSKKLPCGHGYHGDCIVPWLSSRNTCPVCRFELPTDDPEYEEERKKRAVSVSAAGASSSGGDNSISH